The window CTTCCACTTCTACCTGAATCACCGATTGTGAGCTTTGGTTGGTGAGAGAAGTAGGGAAGATCAGTTCACCATCTTCGTATCTTGCCGAGCCAATCAATACATCCACACCTGAATCAGACAGCTGCATGGTTGGCTTCTTCGCGTTTACCACTACTGTAGTTCCGACTTTCTTATTCACAACCGGAATCGTCGCAACCTCTGTTGTAGGGGTTGGTGTTGCCACGGCTTCAACGGCGGTGGTTGAGGCTACGACAGCCGCCGCTTCTACTGCTTCAACTTTTTCTAGCGTGGTCTCTGTGGCTTTTGGCGTGGCCTTTTTCACGATATATTCCCACGTGAAGTCGTCGTTCAGTTTTACTTCGCGTCCATCCGCCAGTTTCACAACTTCGGCTGCGTAAACCGATGAAGAGGCGAGTAGGGTCGCCAGAGTGATCCATGTTTTCATTGTTATACCTTTTATTTGAGTCTGTTTAACGGCGCCAAAACGCAGGGAAGAACAGTACAAGAATGGTCAGAATTTCCAAACGGCCCATTAACATACCAAAGCTTAGCAGCCACTTAGCAGCGTCTGGTAAAGGCGCAAAGTTACCTTTTGGGCCAATCACGCTGCCCATGCCCGGACCTACGTTCGCTACCGCGGTAATCGAACCAGAAATACTGGTCACAGGGTCTAGGCCAAGTGCACTTAAGCAGCCTGCAATAAAGATGATGGTGATAAAGAACATCAAACCAAATGCCACTACTGAGCGAACGATATCGTCATTTACTGGGCGTTGGTTGTAGCGCTGAACGAACACGCCTGATGGGTGAATCAGCTTCATGATTTGCTTGTTAAGCAGCGTCATCGCGATCTGGAAACGGAAGATTTTAATCCCGCCAGAGGTCGAGCCTGAACACGCGCCCGCCATCATTAAGAAGGCAAACAGTGTGGTGGGCAAAGCGCCCCATGCGGTGAAGTCTTCTAGACCAAAGCCCGTTGTGGTGACGACCGACACGATGTTGAACATTGAAACGCGCAAAGCATCCAAAATGGTGTAACCATCGCGGAGCACCAGCCAAGCTGATATCACTAAGCTAGAGAACAAGAATAAGTAGGCAAAGCCACGAACTTGGGCGTCTCTAATTAACACCTCGAGGCTGCGTTTACGTAATGCTGCGACAAACAGTAGGAATGGCAGACCACCAAGGAACATAAAAGTAGTAGCAACCCAATGTGCACCATTGGAGAAATGGTTCATCGAACCATCTGACGTTGAGTAACCGCCTGTTGAGAGGGTTGTGAAGGCGTGGTTGATCGCTTCAAAAAGGTTCATGCCAGTCAGCAAATAGCCGACGATACACAAGCCTGTCAGCATCAAGTACACCAATACGATGTTCTTCGCGACGGTTTTGGCTCTAGGGCTGCTTTTGTCTGACCAATCGGAGGATTCAGTTTGGAACAGCTTCATACCACCAACGTTAAGCATCGGTAGGATAGCTACTGCCATTACGATAAAGCCAATACCACCCAACCATTGCAAAATAGAGCGCCACAATAAGATGCTTGGCGCCATATTATCTAAGCCACTTAACACGGTCGAACCCGTAGTAGTGATACCTGACATGGTTTCGAAGTAGGCGTCGGTAAAGCTAATGTGGTTGATAAACACAAACGGCAATGCAGCAAACGCACTGGCGATGGTCCATACCAGACTGGTGATGAGGAACATATCACGCACGCTGAGTTTGAATTTGGCGGTTCGACCAATCGTCAAACAGATGAATGCGGCAAGGTGGGTGATCACTACGGCTTGGGCGAAATCGAGGAATCCGCCCGTACCGGTGAAAAATGCGACCAAAGTCGGCACGTACATAAAAAGGGCCAGTTTGGATAGAACCAGCCCGATAACAAACAGTACGGGACGTAAGTTGACCATAGGAAAATCCTAGAGGAAGAATGGGCTCGGCTGGAACAGCGCTTCGACGTCTGGTACGTACTTTTTGTCGACCAGGAACATCACGACGTGGTCATCTTGCTCGATGACGGTACGATCGTGTGCGATAAGTACTTCTTCGCCACGAACGATGGCACCAATGGTGGTTCCTGGTGGGAGTTTGATATCGCCAATTGCGCGACCGACCACTTTAGATGTGGTTTCGTCACCGTGCGCAACGGCTTCGATGGCTTCTGCTGCGCCACGACGCAGAGAAGAAACGTTAACGATGTCAGCACGACGAACGTGCGTGAGTAGGGCAGAAATCGTCGCTTGCTGTGGGGAGATCGCTACATCAATCACGCCGCCTTGTACAAGGTCGACATAAGCGCCGCGTTGGATCAGCACCATCACTTTCTTTGCGCCCATGCGTTTTGCCAACATCGCTGACATGATGTTGGTTTCATCTTCGTTAGTCAGCGCAATGAACACGTCTACTTGGTCGATGTTTTCTTCGGTCAGCAGTTCTTGGTCTGCCGCATCGCCACAGAAAACGATGGTATTTTCTAGTTGCTCAGACAGCTTTTCTGCACGCTGATAGTTACGCTCAATCAGTTTAACACTGTAAGTTTGCTCAAGGCGTTTGGCTAAACTCGCACCGATGTTACCACCGCCAACAATCATGATGCGGCGGTAAGGCTTCTCAAGTCGCTGAAGCTCACTCATTACCGAGCGAATGTGGTTACTTGCAGCAACGAAGAACACCTCATCATCAGCTTCAATGATGGTAGTGCCTTGCGGGCGAATAGGACGTCCCTGACGGAAAATCGCAGCAACATGAGTATCGATGTGTGGCATGTGCTCACGCAGAGCAGACAGAGCGTTGCCCACAAGCGGACCACCGTAATAGGCTTTAACGGCTACTAGGCTGACTTTTTGCTCGGCAAAGCTTACTACTTGCAGCGCGCCTGGGTATTGAATGAGGCGCTCGATGTAGCTGGTTACCAACTCTTCTGGTGCGATAAGGTGATCGACAGGAATAGCACCAGACTTAAATAGGGCTTCTTTTTCTGCCAGATATTCTGGAGAACGAATACGTGCAACACGGTTGGGGGTATTGAACAGAGTGAACGCAACCTGACAGGCTGCCATGTTGGTCTCGTCGGTGTTGGTTACTGCGACAAGCATATCAGCGTCTTGCGCTCCTGCTTCATGCAGAACGTCTGGGTGGCTTGCGTGACCGTTGACCACTCGTAGGTCGTACTTGTCTTGCAACTCACGCAGTCGGTCGCCATTTTTGTCGACGATGGTGATGTCGTTATTCTCACCAACTAGGTTTTCCGCCAGTGTGCCGCCAACCTGACCAGCACCAAGAATAATGATTTTCATACTCTTTACTCGTTATCTGAAAAAGGCGATTGAATTCACTTCAATCGCCCTATTTAGCATGCTGTTACGCGTGTTTTTTTGTTAGCACTGCGTAGTAGAAACCATCCATATCTTCTTCACCTGGCAGAATCTGACGACCAGGTTGCTTTGGATCGGAGTCCACTAATTGCGCGTTTGCAGTGCGCGCTAAGAACGCTTTTACTTGTTCCACGTTTTCTTGTGGTGTGATTGAACAAGTTGCGTAAACCATGGTGCCGCCAGGTTTCAGTTGCGTCCACATTGCATCAAAAATTTCGCTCTGTAGTTCCGCAAGTGCGGCAATATCATCAGCACGACGTAGCCATTTGATGTCTGGGTGACGACGAATTACGCCCGTTGCAGAACATGGTGCGTCCAGCAAAATGCGATCAAATTGTTCGCCTTGCCACCATTCTTGAGGATGACGTGCATCGCCGCAAACCACTTTTGCCTGAAGGTTGAGACGTTTCAGGTTTTCGTGCACACGTTTAAGACGTGTGTCGTCGCAGTCAATGGCAACCACTTCGCTGCCAGACGTACGCTCAAGAATGTGTGCCGTCTTACCACCAGGTGCTGCACAGCAGTCTAGGATCAGCTCGCCATCTTTTGGTTCAAGATAGTTAATCGACAGCTGCGCTGCCGCATCTTGCACCGATACCCAACCTTTTTCAAAGCCCGGCAGTTTCATCACATCGCATGGCGCCGCCAATTTTAGGGCGTCCATTGCTTGTGTGTGTGGCGTGCTATCAATGTTTTCATTTTTGAGTAGCGCAAGGTATTCATCACGAGTGTGGTGCTGGTGGTTTACACGCAGCCACATTGGCGCTTTCTGGTTGTTGGCTTCAACAATGCTTTCCCACTGCTCTGGGTAAGCTTCTTGCAGCAGCTTTAGTAACCAGCTTGGGTGGCCATACTTGCCCGCATTGTTGCTGACCGCCATTTGGTCTAGTTCTTCTTGGTTGCGCTGGTAGTTACGCAATACAGCGTTGATAAGACCACGCAAGCGAGGGCCTTTCAGCTCTTTCGTGCCTTCAACCGTTTCACCGACTGCAGCGTGCGCAGGAATACGCATGAAGCTTAGCTGGTAAATACCAACCAAAATCAGGTGATGGAAAACGCGTTGTTTGCCTTTTAACGGCTTATCCATCAACTGGTTTGCAATCATTTCTAGGCGAGGGAGGTAACGTAGAGCGCCGTAACAGATCTCTTGCAGAAGAGCGTGGTCACGTGGTCGTACGTTTTGTTGAGCCGCTGGAAGAGCGCTTGAAAGTGAGTGGCCCTTGTCGACGACAAGATACAAGACGTTGGCAGCCGCAGCGCGAACATTCATGATGAGTACCTTAAAGTAAAGGAGGGCATCTCTGCCCTCTAAAAGTTCGTATTATTGGTGTTTGACACTATGGTTGGTTTTTTAAACCAGTTGAGTGCCAACTTCAAACCAAGATGCACGTGAGTTCAGAATATCTTGAACTGACATGGCTTTTTTACCCGGAACTTGCAGTTGTTCCAGTACCAATACGCCGTTGCCTGTCACAACATAGATACCGGTCTTATCTGCTTGCAAGATGGTGCCCGCAGGTTTGTCGCTGGTTTGCTCTTCAACACGGCTTTGCCATACCTTGATGCTGTTTTCAGCGGCTTCAAAGTGGCTCATTGGCCATGGGTTGAATGCGCGAACACAGCGTTCAATATGTGCCGCGTCGTCATTCCAATCGATACGTGCTTCTTCTTTGCTCAGCTTCTTCGCGTAGTTTGCTAGCTCGTCATCTTGCTTCACTGGCTTTGCTTTGCCAGCGGCGATATCTGCTAGACAGTCGATCAGTGCATCTGGGCCTAAGCCAGCCAGTTTCTCGTACATCGACGCACTGGTGTCACTTGCTTCAATCGGCAATGTCGCGATTTTTAGCATGTCACCCGTGTCCAGACCGATATCCATCTGCATGATGGTTACGCCAGTTTCTGCATCACCTGCCCAAATTGAACGTTGGATAGGGGCCGCGCCGCGCCAGCGAGGAAGAATCGAACCGTGTACGTTGATACAACCTAGTTTAGGTGTGTCTAGTACAACTTGTGGAAGTAATAAGCCGTAAGCAACAACTACCATGATGTCGGCGTTCAGATCGGCAAGCTCTTGCTTTGCTTCGTCTGATTTGAAGTTTTCTGGTTGATATACCGGAATGTCGTGCTCAAGCGCGATGGTTTTTACTGGGCTTGCAGTAAGCTTCTTACCACGACCTGCTGGGCGGTCTGGTTGAGTGTAAACCGCAATTACTTCGTGCTCCGAAGACAACAACGCCGCCAAGTGACGGGCGGCGAAATCCGGAGTACCTGCAAAGACAATACGTAAAGACTGACTCAAGGTAGGCTTCCTTCTAATTAAATTGTATCGAGATTAAGCGTTTTGCTGTTTCTCGTTAAAGCGTTTGATTTTCGCAAGCTTGTCTTGAATACGCTTACGCTTCAGTGGCGATAGGTAATCCACGAACAGTTTGCCCATTAGGTGGTCTAGTTCGTGTTGAACACAGATTGCTAGCAGATCGTCGGCTTCAAAGGTGTATTCTTTGCCATCGCGATCTAGCGCTTTAACCGTAACTTCAGCAGCGCGAGGCACAAGTGCACGCGCACCTGGTACCGATAGACAGCCTTCTTCGATGCCATCTTCGCCACGCTTTTCTAGAATCTCAGGGTTGATAAGCACCATAGGCTCATCACGAGTTTCAGAAATATCAATCACTACGATACGTTCGTGGATATCAACCTGCGTTGCAGCCAGGCCAATACCTTCTTCGTCGTACATGGTTTCAATCATGTCATCGACGATTTTTTGAATCTCAGGTGTCACCTCTTCTACAGGTTTTGCAACGGTACGCAGGCGATCATCTGGGAATGTTAATACTTGTAATACAGACATATTCACTCGAAATATTGAACTGTGCCGTAACAGCACAAACCTTGTTGGCTCAATTCTAGACATTTTATGACCTAAATGACAGCATCCTGATACCAATTTCCATTCTGGTAACTGCCTAACAGACCAAGGACGAGGGTCATGAATCGAATTTTCCGCAACGTTTCTCGTATTACGTTGCCGTTACTTTTCTCTTTCAGTGCCGTAGCAAACACGGATTCCCAACCACTTACCGTTAAAGATGATGCACCCAAAACTTACGTTGTGGTTAAAGGTGACACGTTGTGGGATATTTCGGCGATGTATCTGGATAGCCCTTGGTTGTGGCCTCGTCTATGGCAGGTAAACCCAGAAATTGATAACCCACATCTGATTTACCCTGGCGATAAGTTGTCGTTAGTGTGGATTAATGGCCAGCCAGTTTTAAGCTTAAAACCGGTCAAAAAGCTCAGCCCAAAAGCCCGTATCACGGAAAAGAAAGCAGTACCGACTGTGGCGGAAGGGTTGGTGATGCCATATCTGAAGTCTGATCGTTTAGTTGATGATGAGACACTAGATAATGCAGTGAAAGTGATAGGTAGCAGCAAAGGCAATAAGTTCCTTACTGCAGAAGAAACGCTGTACATCAGTGGTCAGCAAACTTCGACTGGGTGGGCCATCTATCGACCGGTGGAGACCTTTTCTCGCGAGGATGTATCACAAAAAATTACGGCTCTGCGTTTGATTGCGAAAGGAGAGCTTGTTGAAGCATCCAGTGAGTTTTCTGGTTTGAAGATCACCACGCAGCTGCAAGAGATTATCCGTAATGATATTGCTTTGCCGGTACAAGCGTTAGATAACGGCGACTTCACGGCGACGTTCTATCCTCTCCCATCCCCACAAGGCACCTCTGCCAAACTATTGGGTAACATTGAAGGTATTCGTTATAGCTCAACCAACCAAGTGGTGGTGATTGATAAAGGTACATCGGATGAACTTCGCCAAGGCAGCGTGTTTGACTTAAAAGAGGACTCGCATCCAGTATTCAAGAATGGAGACGACTTTGCTAAAGATAACGGTGTACTCGATACTGAGATTACTTTGCCAAAAAGCAAAGTAGGTGAGCTGCTTGTCATTCGTCCTTATGAATACTTTAGCCTCGCGCTGGTTACTAATAGCACCAAGCCAATTAATCAAGAGGTGTCTGTGGTTTCTCCTCTGGCTGAGGAATCAACCACCAATGACACCACAAAATGATATTGATCTCGCTGCCTGGTTAAAGCTTAGTTGTTTACCGGGCATCGGTGGGGTCAAGATGAATAAGCTGCTCAGCAAAGATACGCCGAGCAATATTGTCCAATACTCGACAGAGCAGCTTCAGCTTTTGGGCTTAGCGGCAAAACAGTTGCAAGCATGGTCGCAGGTCGATAAAGAAGTCGATGCTTGTCTGACTTGGGTTGCAGCTTCTTCTCATCATCATATTCTTACGTTGGCGGATGCTTTGTATCCGCCACTTCTCAAACAAACCGTCGCACCGCCTCCTTTACTCTTTGTAAAAGGAGAGGCGAGCTGTTTGTCTCAACCTCAAATAGCTATGGTTGGCAGCCGTAATGCCAGTGTGGATGGGCTACAACACGCAAGAACTTTTGCATCTGACTTGGTGCAACACGATCTGATCGTCACTAGTGGCTTAGCATTGGGTATTGATGGCCATGCTCATGATGGTGCGCTGTTAGCTGGAGGTAAAACCATCGCAGTGCTTGGCTCGGGATTAGAACAAGTGTACCCAGCAAGACACCGCGGCTTGGCGCAGCGAGTGGCTGAAACTGGAGCGCTTGTTTCAGAGTTTCGTCCAGATGCTAAGCCTCGCGCAGAAAACTTTCCACGTCGTAATCGAATCATCAGTGGTTTGTCACTGGGTGTTTTGGTGGTGGAAGCGGCTGAAAAAAGTGGCTCCCTGATTACGGCGCGTTATGCTTTAGAACAAGGTCGAGAAGTTTTCGCTCTGCCAGCTTCGATTAACGCACCCAACGCCAGTGGCGGTAATCAATTGATTCAGAACGGGGCTTGTCTCGTACAAAATACTCAAGAGGTGCTGAATGAAATACAGTCTTTGCTCGACTGGTCTATTAATCAGAGCTTAGATTTATTTTCTGCGCCAATTGATGAAGAAGAATTGCCATTTCCTCAGCTGTTAGCTAACGTAGGAAATGAGGCTACACCAGTTGATATTCTTGCAAGCAGGACCAATATACCTGTCCAAGAAGTCATGATGCAGCTCTTAGAGCTTGAGCTTTCAGGGCATGTTGTTGCAGTATCCGGTGGCTATATTCGAAAGGGGAGGGGCTAGCTATGATGATGGATATACTTATGTATCTATTCGAAACCTACATCCATAGCGATGCAGAGTTACAGGTCGAACAAGACGAGTTGGAAGATGAATTGCTTCGTGCAGGCTTCCAGCAAAAAGACATCTACAAAGCCCTTGTCTGGTTAGAAGAGCTGGCGGCATTGCAACAAAGCGATGAACATTCAGCCATTTCAACCTGCATTGCATCGGCATCGACACGTATCTATACCGCATCTGAGATGCAGCGACTAGACCTCGAATGTCGTGGTTTCTTGTTGTTCTTAGAACAAATCAATGTTCTGACCACAGAAACGCGTGAGATGGTCATCGACCGTGTGATGGGTCTTGAAACCAATGAGTTTGAGCTTGAGGACCTTAAATGGATCATCCTTATGGTGCTGTTTAATGTTCCAGGCAACGAAAACGCCTACACGCTGATGGAAGAGCTGCTGTACACCAAGGAACAAGGTATTCTTCATTAATATCTTCGCTTGAGCGGTGAGTATGAGTAGTAAAATCGATCACAACCTTTTCTCGGCACACGAGCATGCGCTTGAGCGCGAACCTTGCCCTAAATGCGGTGGGGAAGTTTCGCTTAAGCACGGTAAACACGGCCCTTTTCTAGGTTGTAGCCAATACCCAAGTTGCGATTACATTAAGCCGCTACACAGCAATGATGGTCACATTGTGAAAGAGTTGGGTGTGCCTTGTCCTGAGTGTGGCAACGAGCTGGTACTCCGCCAAGGGCGCTACGGCATGTTCGTTGGTTGTAGCCATTACCCAGCATGCCATCATATTGAGTCGATTAACCAACCTGAACCACAGCAGCAGGCAAAAGAGCAACATGCTTGCCCTGAATGTGGTAAAGGGCATTTGGTTGAGCGTAAGACCCGATTTGGTAAAACATTCTACGCGTGTGATAACTATCCGAAGTGCAAGTTTGCGGTAAACTTGCCGCCTGTAAGAGGCCGCTGTGAGGAGTGTGGATTTACCTTGTTGGTCGAAAAGAAACTTGCCAGCGGGGTTAAACTGCAATGCGCGAGCCGTAAGTGCCAGCATACTCAATCACAATAACTTTCAGTACGAATTAAAAAGGGTCGCATCATGCGACCCTTTTGCTATTTATTCCGATGCTTTTCTAGGCTTGCCACTGCTTGGCAAATTCATGCACAGCAGGGAAAGCCTGTTCACCCAAAACATCTGCTAATGCACAAAGTTTGCGATTAAGTTCGCCAGTATAGTCACCACATACGTTGATGTGACCCATCTTGCGACCCGCACGTTTTTCTTTGCCGTACCAATGAATGTGGCAACCATTCATCGCTAACAATGCTTCTGGTAGTGTGTCTTCACCAAGAATATTAATCATCGAGGTTTCACGAACCAGTTTCGTGCTACCCAAAGGCATGCCACACACGGCGCGTAGATGGTTCTCAAACTGACAAGTTTCTGCACCCTGTTGAGTCCAGTGGCCAGAGTTGTGCACGCGTGGTGCGATTTCGTTAACCAGCAAAGTGCCGTCAACGTCAAAGAACTCCAAAGTTAACACGCCAACGTAATTCAAGTTGTTGGCAACAGCTGTTAACATCTGTTTTGCTTGCTCTTGCAACTCTGGCGCATCAATCGCAGTAGAAAGGCTCAATACACCATTGGTATGGACGTTCTCTGCAAGTGGGTACACTTCAATGCTGCCATCTTTACCGCGAGCACCAACCAGTGAAACTTCGCGGTTAAAAGGGACAAATTCCTCAGCAACAATCGCTTGAGTTGGTGTTGCCGCGATGCACTCTGCCATCTCTGTCCAAATGTTTTCGACTTGAGAAGCTTCTTTTAAGCGCCACTGGCCTTTACCATCGTAACCACCCAAGGCACTTTTCAGAACCATTGGCATTCCAACATGTTCAATTGCGCGGTCAAAGTCTTCGCGAGTTTCGATGACGTAGTATTTCGCGTTACGCACGCCAGCAGCATCAAGTAATGCCTTTTCAATGCGGCGATCCCCACCTGCTTTGATGGCTTGCGTACTTGGTAGGAACTTGCCGCTCGCCTCGCAAACATCGAGCACATCATGTGGGATATGCTCGAACTCAGCAGTAATGACGTCGACTTGTTCAATTGCATTCTCTAAGCCGCTGCCTAGTACGTGCTGAGTCAGTGGGTGAACGATATTACCGCTGCCCACGTCGTAAGCTGAGATTTGAATATTCAGTGGCGCACCAGCCAGAGACATCATACGAGCCAACTGACCCGCACCAAGAACCAGTACATGCATCTGATTAGTCCTCAGCAGGGTTTGGGTTTGGGTTTGCCAATACGGTTTCCGTTTGTTCGTTACGGAACGCTTCGACTTTTGCCATGATCGTTTCATCATGTGTACCAAGGATTTGAGCTGCCAGGATGCCAGCGTTTGCTGCGCCTGCTTCACCAATCGCCAATGTACCAACCGCAATACCTTTTGGCATCTGTACGATAGAAAGCAGTGAGTCCATGCCTTTCAGAGCACGAGACTGAACAGGGACGCCAAGTACCGGAACGCTAGTAAACGCCGCCGCCATACCTGGTAGGTGAGCAGCACCGCCAGCCCCTGCGATGATGACTTTAATGCCACGTTCTTTCGCGCTGCTTGCGTAATCAGCCAACAATTGAGGAGTACGGTGAGCTGACACCACCTTTGTTTCGTAAGACACGCCAAATTGATCCAGCATGTCCGCTGCTAGTTTCATGGTTGGCCAATCTGATTTAGAACCCATGATGATACCGACTTTCATCTCAAACTCCTTCAAGCTGCAAAATTAGGTGAGCTGATAAATTTGTGCGCATTATACGGGGATTTTTACCTCAAGCAAACGTTTGCGTGTGTTTGTAAATGCTATTGATACATTTTATAAACAAATTGCTTTAGTCTCTGAGAATGAATATTTGTACACTTAGTACAAACACAACAGAAAAGATTATCAGGAAGTATCGGTGGAGAACTTTGAACAGGTGCTAAAAGCACTACAAACAGGTGAAGTGATTGCCTACCCAACAGAGGGGGTGTTTGGTGTTGGATGTGACCCAGATAACCCGGAAGCGATTCAAAAACTGCTAGAGCTAAAACAGCGTCCAGTAGAGAAAGGTTTAATCCTTATTGCTGCGAGCTATGAGCAGCTTCTGCCTTATATTGAT is drawn from Vibrio campbellii CAIM 519 = NBRC 15631 = ATCC 25920 and contains these coding sequences:
- the purE gene encoding 5-(carboxyamino)imidazole ribonucleotide mutase; translated protein: MKVGIIMGSKSDWPTMKLAADMLDQFGVSYETKVVSAHRTPQLLADYASSAKERGIKVIIAGAGGAAHLPGMAAAFTSVPVLGVPVQSRALKGMDSLLSIVQMPKGIAVGTLAIGEAGAANAGILAAQILGTHDETIMAKVEAFRNEQTETVLANPNPNPAED